The window TCCCCACCGACACCNNNNNNNNNNNNNNNNNNNNNNNNNNNNNNNNNNNNNNNNNNNNNNNNNNNNNNNNNNNNNNNNNNNNNNNNNNNNNNNNNNNNNNNNNNNNNNNNNNNNNNNNNNNNNNNNNNNNNNNNNNNNNNNNNNNNNNNNNNNNNNNNNNNNNNNNNNNNNNNNNNNNNNNNNNNNNNNNNNNNNNNNNNNNNNNNNNNNNNNNNNNNNNNNNNNNNNNNNNNNNNNNNNNNNNNNNNNNNNNNNNNNNNNNNNNNNNNNNNNNNNNNNNNNNNNNNNNNNNNNNNNNNNNNNNNNNNNNNNNNNNNNNNNNNNNNNNNNNNNNNNNNNNNNNNNNNNNNNNNNNNNNNNNNNNNNNNNNNNNNNNNNNNNNNNNNNNNNNNNNNNNNNNNNNNNNNNNNNNNNNNNNNNNNNNNNNNNNNNNNNNNNNNNNNNNNNNNNNNNNNNNNNNNNNNNNNNNNNNNNNNNNNNNNNNNNNNNNNNNNNNNNNNNNNNNNNNNNNNNNNNNNNNNNNNNNNNNNNNNNNNNNNNNNNNNNNNNNNNNNNNNNNNNNNNNNNNNNNNNNNNNNNNNNNNNNNNNNNNNNNNNNNNNNNNNNNNNNNNNNNNNNNNNNNNNNNNNNNNNNNNNNNNNNNNNNNNNNNNNNNNNNNNNNNNNNNNNNNNNNNNNNNNNNNNNNNNNNNNNNNNNNNNNNNNNNNNNNNNNNNNNNNNNNNNNNNNNNNNNNNNNNNNNNNNNNNNACCACCGCGCGCGCCCGGCGCTCATCGCCGCGGCCACGGCACGCGTGCGTCCCGGTGCGCCTCGTCTCCGCCCTTCCCTCCTCCCGTCGGCGTCCCTATCCGGCGACTGCCGTGAAGCCCCCCGCTCGCGTCCAGCCTTGTGCCCGCAGGGCACTCGCCGGCCCGgccccgccgctcgccgtagctggCCGGCCCTCCCCTCTACCTCACCGGCCTCTGGTGCGCCGCTGCTCCCCGGTGGCCTCGCCTTGCCTCGCCTTCCCGGTCGGGCTCGGCCCCGCGCGGGTGCGCCCGAACCGCACCGGGGGCGCCCGCACGCCCGCATAGGCCTTTGGCCCACTGACAAAGGGGCCCTAGCCCGagaacgaaaaaaaagaaaaaaaaagaaaagaaaaagaaaaggagaactaaaaataaaattaataaataaaaataaaaatgattaataaaattaattattaattaattaattaactaatggattaattaagttaattaattcggtttaattaatttaattaactagttaagtttaattaaactgtaattagattaacctaaaccctaattaacctaattagaggatgacaggtgggtccccccctggacccacatgtcaggttgaccaagtcaactctgttgactgctgatgtcagcatgacatcatgctgatgtcattaatctgttttccgaattaattaattaattaattaaattccagaaattaataaaatctttagaaaatcatatcttttaatccgtaactcggattaaaatattttcaacatgaagttgctcagaacgacgggacgaatccggatacgcagtccgttcgtccgccacacacccctaacctatcgaactcgcaactttccccctccggctcctctgcccgaaaacacgaaacaccggggatattttcccggatgtttccccccttaaccggtaccacctcataccacgttagggcacgcctagcatcgttacttgtcatgtcatgcatcgatatgcatctgtttacatggtattcattgtttcttccccctcttctctccggtagactacgagaccgacgctgctgctgcccagttcgactacggagttgacgacccctctctcttgccagagcaaccaggcaagccccccccccttgatcaccagatatcgcctattcttctctatactgcttgcattagagtagtgtagcatgttactgctttccgttaatcctattccgatgcatagcctgtcattgttgctacagtcattgataccttacctgcaatcctaaatgcttagtataggatgctagtttatcaccattgaccctacattcttgtcagtctgccttgctttactattgggccgtgatcactcgggggtgttcacgggtatatattatacatatatacatactatccagatggtgactaaagtcgggttggctcgaggagtacccgtgagtgattcacggattgggggctgaaaggacctttgtcccgacggccctctgtctggatctttgtggcggagcgacagggcaggttgagactacctaggaggcaggtgggcctggccctgttcggcgttcgcggatacttaacacgcttaacgagatcttggtatttgatctgagtctagccatttggtctatacgcactaaccatatacgcgggagtagttatgggtatcccgacgtcgtggtatcagccgaagcacttcagacatcagcgacggagcggcgcgcgccggattggactggaacgcctgctaggctaggtctgcttccggccgccctcgcaacgtgcaggtgtgctatgggcgatgggcccagacccctgtgcgctcaggtttagaccggcgtgctgacctctctgttgtgcctaggtggggctgcgacgtgttgatcttccgaggccaggcatgacccaggaaagtgtgtccggccaaatgggatcgagcgtgttgggttatgtggtgcacccctgcagggaagttaatctattcgaatagccgtgatcttcggtaacaggacgacttggagttgtaccttgaccttatgacaactagaaccggatacttaataaaacacacccttccaagtgccagatacaacccggtgatcgctctctaacagggcgacgaggagaggatcgccgggtaggattatgctatgcgatgctactggagatgctacttggagatgctacttggagatgctacttggaagaCTTCACTCTACTCGCTTCTACATGCTGCattacggaggctgccagaagcgtagtcttcgataggactagctatccccctcttattctggcattctgcagttcagtccactgatatggcctccttacacatataaccatgcatatgtagtgtagttccttgcttgcgagtactttggatgagtactcacggttgctttctcccccccttttcccccctttcctttcttctggttgtcgcaaccagatgctggagtccaggagctagacgccaccgtcgacgacgacccctactacactggaggtgcctactactacgtgcaggctgctgacgacgaccaggagtagtttaggaggatcccaggcaggaggcctgcgcctctttcgatctgtatcccagtttgtgctagccttcttaaggcaaacttgtttaacttatgtctgtactcagatattgttgcttccgctgactcgtctatgatcgagcacttgtattctagccctcgaggcccctggcttgtattatgatgcttgtatgacttatttatgttttagagttgtgttgtgatatcttcccgtgagtccctgatcttgatcgtacacatttgcatgcatgattagtgtacgattgaatcggaggCGCCACAGTGCCTTCAAGAATGAAAGCCGGTACAAATAAAGGAGTGTTTTTTCCATTAGGAGACACTACTACAGAACGGCTTATAGGTGTAAGCATAACAGTGGCGCGCATGTATTTGCACCTACCACTAGTAATCTGGTCAAACACTTACCAATGAGGACACCCTGCCAGCCACTGTTTTGCAGTAGTGAGAAAACAGAGAAAGATGATATGACTATGTCATCTTATAGAAACTCCTTTAAAATATTGAAATGCCACAACACATGGCAAAAACAACTTGGTAAGTGCCATGTTGGACAACCATATATGCAAAACCTCCTACAAAACCAACCATGTTGGGGTTTATTCACATCAATTTTTATAATTTAAGGTTTGAATGTTTCTTTTTGTTTTGGTTCCTATTAAGCCATCTCAAATGGTAATTTACATGAGTCTATTTGAAATTAAACAGACAATAAAAAAATCAGGATGTAAATACAAATTGAGTAGGTGTGTAGTGTTATTTTCAAATTAGTTATCACATATTTGTATTGACATTTTCCTATTTGTCAGCTATATCCAAATGGTTGACAGATTGAGCACATGAATGCCTCGGCCTTTTTTTAATTGAAACTTCTTCAAGATATTGAAATGCCATAGCACACAAGATAGCTTTGTATGCGCAATATCAAAGGCCAAAACTGGCGAACGTGCCtacaaaatcattgtggttttattCATACCCATTTCAGCCAACGTTGGAATGACTCTTTTTTATGTTCTACATTTTGAATGAGAAAATACATATACCACATTTAGTGTTCGATTACCAATCAAAGCATTTAGTTGGATTAGCGCAACTCCAACGTGCCGGCACATTTTGTCCGCACGCGTTCTTTAGGTTAAAACAGACAAAAATTGCGGCCCAAGGTGCCCACGCAAAATGAAATGCCGTTCATTTTTCATCCGCATGCGACGCATTTTCGGCGCAAACCTGGGTCGTGTTTGCGTCGGTGCAGACACTGCACGGACGCACGCAACGCCCGCCTTGTCCTCCCCCTGGCCCACCCATCGATGGCATAACACCCATTATCCCCTCCCTTCCACACCCAACACCTCCGGCCACGCCGCAATCGCTGTCGCCGCCCACTTTCGGTCGCCGCCCTGCATCCACACACTTGCACCACCTCCACGCCACATCGGATGCCCTCTCTTGCCGGCGTTGGTGGCCTATTTTTGACGTTGTTGTAGNNNNNNNNNNNNNNNNNNNNNNNNNNNNNNNNNNNNNNNNNNNNNNNNNNNNNNNNNNNNNNNNNNNNNNNNNNNNNNNNNNNNNNNNNNNNNNNNNNNNNNNNNNNNNNNNNNNNNNNNNNNNNNNNNNNNNNNNNNNNNNNNNNNNNNNNNNNNNNNNNNNNNNNNNNNNNNNNNNNNNNNNNNNNNNNNNNNNNNNNNNNNNNNNNNNNNNNNNNNNNNNNNNNNNNNNNNNNNNNNNNNNNNNNNNNNNNNNNNNNNNNNNNNNNNNNNNNNNNNNNNNNNNNNNNNNNNNNNNNNNNNNNNNNNNNNNNNNNNNNNNNNNNNNNNNNNNNNNNNNNNNNNNNNNNNNNNNNNNNNNNNNNNNNNNNNNNNNNNNNNNNNNNNNNNNNNNNNNNNNNNNNNNNNNNNNNNNNNNNNNNNNNNNNNNNNNNNNNNNNNNNNNNNNNNNNNNNNNNNNNNNNNNNNNNNNNNNNNNNNNNNNNNNNNNNNNNNNNNNNNNNNNNNNNNNNNNNNNNNNNNNNNNNNNNNNNNNNNNNNNNNNNNNNNNNNNNNNNNNNNNNNNNNNNNNNNNNNNNNNNNNNNNNNNNNNNNNNNNNNNNNNNNNNNNNNNNNNNNNNNNNNNNNNNNNNNNNNNNNNNNNNNNNNNNNNNNNNNNNNNNNNNNNNNNNNNNNNNNNNNNNNNNNNNNNNNNNNNNNNNNNNNNNNNNNNNNNNNNNNNNNNNNNNNNNNNNNNNNNNNNNNNNNNNNNNNNNNNNNNNNNNNNNNNNNNNNNNNNNNNNNNNNNNNNNNNNNNNNNNNNNNNNNNNNNNNNNNNNNNNNNNNNNNNNNNNNNNNNNNNNNNNNNNNNNNNNNNNNNNNNNNNNNNNNNNNNNNNNNNNNNNNNNNNNNNNNNNNNNNNNNNNNNNNNNNNNNNNNNNNNNNNNNNNNNNNNNNNNNNNNNNNNNNNNNNNNNNNNNNNNNNNNNNNNNNNNNNNNNNNNNNNNNNNNNNNNNNNNNNNNNNNNNNNNNNNNNNNNNNNNNNNNNNNNNNNNNNNNNNNNNNNNNNNNNNNNNNNNNNNNNNNNNNNNNNNNNNNNNNNNNNNNNNNNNNNNNNNNNNNNNNNNNNNNNNNNNNNNNNNNNNNNNNNNNNNNNNNNNNNNNNNNNNNNNNNNNNNNNNNNNNNNNNNNNNNNNNNNNNNNNNNNNNNNNNNNNNNNNNNNNNNNNNNNNNNNNNNNNNNNNNNNNNNNNNNNNNNNNNNNNNNNNNNNNNNNNNNNNNNNNNNNNNNNNNNNNNNNNNNNNNNNNNNNNNNNNNNNNNNNNNNNNNNNNNNNNNNNNNNNNNNNNNNNNNNNNNcgtggtggtggtagagggggAGGCGGTGGGCGACCCGCTGGAACAATGCGTGGGCGCGGCCGTTGGTGACCGGCTTCCTCCTCTACTATCCTGGCAAGGACAGCCGGACGTGTGACGCTCGACGGTTCCTGAAGGCGAACTGCAGCCCGCAAATCATCGTGCAATCCGAGCAGGAACTGAGTGACGAAGATCTTCGGGTTGAGAGTCGTGTCGAGGGCGAGCAAATGATACATGTGAGCTTCAAATTCTGTCCGATACTCTGCCACGCTGCCGGTCTGTCGAAGCTGCAGGAGTTTGTGCATTTCCACCTCGAATTCGTCTGGACCGAATTCACTGATCAACGCGGTGGTGAACTCCTCCCAAGTAGAGGACCGGTGGCCATGGCGAAACGCCTGCAGCCAGTGTGCGGCATGCCCCACGATGTAGAGCGTTGCTGTGGTGACCCATGTGTGCGGCGGGATGCGGTACAGGTCGAAGTAGGCGAGGCACCGGTCGATCCAGAGGCTGGGCGCGTCGCCATCGAAGCGCGGAAAATCATGCTTGGGCGGCTTGACGGCGTACTCCTGCCCTTGGTCGTAGTGGACGCCGCGCGCTGGCCCGTGGGCCGCAGTCTGGCTCGTGCCCGGGAACATCGGGACGCCCCGTGTGGTCAACAGCGGCGGCCCCCCGTTGCCGAGACGAGGCGGAGGTGCGTGCGGAAGGGGCCCGTGCTGCTGCTCCAGCGACGTGACCGAGGACCCCTGCGGCTCGCCGTCTTGTGCGCCGGGCGCTGGCTGTCGCGGACGCGTCCCCGCGGTCGGAGATGGTGGCGGATCGCGGAGATGCCGCACGTCGTCGACGTCCGCCTGCGTGAGATCCTGCTGCTTGCGAAGATGCGCCAGATCGGACGAGACTTGCGTGTTGAACGCAAGATGCGCCTCGAGCTGCTTCTCGCCCGCGCACGTGCTGTCGTCGAACCGCGTCAGAAGGGCCTGGATCATGGATTTGAGCTCGTTGGATGATTCTGCCATGGCGTTGAGAACGTGGCGCGTCTGAGCAGAGGGCTTGGACGAAGGAGCCATCGCCTCGCTCTAACTCCAGCCAACCCCACGGGGGATTTCGTGTGGATCTCGCCGGAGCGGACCACACCCCACGCGGTGGATGTTACGGCCGGTGAAAGGAACGGGGAAAAGGGCGCGGCGGAGCAAAATCCGGTGGGGAAAAAGTGGCTCTGAGTACCAAATTGTCACGCACTCGCTGTCTCAGATCGGATCGGAGGGGAAGGGGGATGAGATTTGGGCTTGGTAAAACTAGCTTGCTTTCCAAGGGAAGAGAGATACAGAGATTAGGTGAGGATTCAAATTCAGGTTCAACTCACACACGCCTCCACAGATAGCCCTCACTGGCTTATAACCCACACTACACGCACCCAGTGCCACCCTTACAAGTGGGCCCGTGCCAACTGGCCACGGGGCCCCAACTCACTCGTCCACCGCATCCACCACTGGTGATGTAGGTGTGACAGGCCTCGCCGCCGAGGCCGAGGAGGCGCTCAAGGAGATGGTGTCTCTGGGGTACCAGCCGGATGCGTTTCAGTTTGGGTTGGTGGCGAAATGCTATGGGAAGGCAGGTCAATTGGCTGAGATGGAGAGGGTGATTGCATCCATGTCGGACGCTGGCATCCGGCTGGGCACTGGCGCGGCGAACATTGTCCTCTCATGCTACAGCGCTTGCCGTGACCATGGCAAGATGCTAGCGTGGCTGAAGAAGATGCGGAAGTTGCGCGTTGCACCGACAACCAAAGCCTACAATTTCGTGCTCAACTCCTGCCCGACGGTGGTGTCGATGGCTCGGCAATTGGACCCTTCGCTCCCGCTGTCGGCGGCGCAGTTGGTGAGGAAGCTCAAGTCTGCATCTCCATGGCCGGCAGAAGCTGAGGTGGTGCAGGAGCTTCTGGCAGCCTCGTCAGTGTTGAACAAGGCGATGGTTTGGTCAGAAACTGAGGTGAAGCTGAACCTGCATGGGTTCAGTATAACTTCAACCTATGTGCTGATGCTGCAGTGGGTGGACTCAGTGAAAGTGAGCCGCACATTACCATTGGAAGTGTCTGTGGTGTGTGGTGTCGGGAAGCACAGCGATGTCCGAGGTGAGCCCAAAGTGCGGGAGCTGGCACAAGAGGTTCTGAGCCGGATGGGGAGCCCTCTGCAGCTGTCCGTGAGGAACAAAGGCCGGCTCATGGCGAAGCGAGACAGGTTGAAACAATGTCTGGCCACTGAGTGGACTTCCGTGGTGCCTGAGGAGAGCACGGATCAGTCACCCAATGCAAGTGATCAGCACCCATTTTTGCCCAATCTTTTAAGGAAACTTGGGCAGTTCTTTTCCTCATTTGTGCCAGTTTCCAGATGAATGGCAAGCTGTTTATTGTAGAGTAGGAGGTTCAGAATAGGCATAATTTCTTCCTTATGTTGTGGATTAATACAAGATGGGTGTTGTGTGAATGCTGGAAAAAATAGTCATCTCTTTTTGAATGGTGAACTTGGGTCTTAAAGCACGAAAGTAACTAAGCCTCTGACTGCATATTAGACTTGTCCCTCGAGTCCTTGGCAGCTGCCTTAAGGTAATTGCACTGCCCTGCTGAATTTTTTTCAACTTGTTGCTGATGTTTAACCCCTGCTTTGATGTGCCTGTCTTTATGGTGAAATTGCAGAAACCTATTGAAAATGTGAAGTTGAATTGTTCCTAGTAACCTCAGTCGTGTTTTTCAAGTCCTGCACAAGAACATCTATTGGATCTCGGGAATGTACATCCTAGTACTGACATAGCTGCATCTTACCCAAAATAATCGAAGCTGATACTATTATTTCTTGAGCTGTAACGGATCTTTGTTAGTGTATAACTGCTCATTATCCTATTGGAGTCAAACCAGTGCCTCTATTCCTCTGAATTTGTTTTGTTTGTTTAGTCAATAAATACCATTTTATGTATTACGTGCTAGGTTTACTCTTGGAGATATTGTTACATGCACTATCAAGTGCTTTTGTTTACTTTTGG is drawn from Triticum dicoccoides isolate Atlit2015 ecotype Zavitan chromosome 6B, WEW_v2.0, whole genome shotgun sequence and contains these coding sequences:
- the LOC119320787 gene encoding pentatricopeptide repeat-containing protein At2g17033-like; this translates as MLRPVKGTGKRARRSKIRWGKSGSEYQIVTHSLSQIGSEGKGDEIWACATLTSGPVPTGHGAPTHSSTASTTGDVGVTGLAAEAEEALKEMVSLGYQPDAFQFGLVAKCYGKAGQLAEMERVIASMSDAGIRLGTGAANIVLSCYSACRDHGKMLAWLKKMRKLRVAPTTKAYNFVLNSCPTVVSMARQLDPSLPLSAAQLVRKLKSASPWPAEAEVVQELLAASSVLNKAMVWSETEVKLNLHGFSITSTYVLMLQWVDSVKVSRTLPLEVSVVCGVGKHSDVRGEPKVRELAQEVLSRMGSPLQLSVRNKGRLMAKRDRLKQCLATEWTSVVPEESTDQSPNASDQHPFLPNLLRKLGQFFSSFVPVSR